TTATGATTAAAATCACTTTTACTTTAGCCTatcattaacattatttttattttccaccAATCACGCTACATCAATAATTGTATTTgtaatgcaaattttttaataaatatctaTCTCTTtgcatatcaaaaaaaaaaaaaaaattatatcactTATGAAAAATGGCTGGAAGAAGCGTCGTCATACAAcataattttcaataaaaattattatcccTTTTTacagataataatttttaaaaaagttggtTGAATTCAACATATTAACTTGCATAATTTaccaactcaaaaaaaaaaaaaaaaaaaaacttgcataaTTTACAAATGTATTTCCAAGATCTAACCATATATGTCAAACTCGATATCATGTCATGTCGTTATCTTATGGATTACCAATGTGGGAAAAACCATTCGATGTCTTGCCCACAATGTTTTCTTGAATTTGATCAAGTTCACATACTATAGACATttcttcaaatcaaattttagaACCCTGAACTcaatttaaataagaaaaattctGATATAATTTATGAGACTTAAGTATAATATGCAATGGATATTTTATTTGCACTGCATCTTAAGTCAATACAacgaaagaaaataaaagaaaatcatacATCTTAAaacataaacaagaaaaaagaaagcaaagatgATAGCaatcacaagaaaaaaaaaaaggaagatgtCTAGAATTTAATTGAGGCATGAATCAAGTTGGCAATGATATCTAGTGGCGTGGGCTGGTGATTTCTGGATGGGAAATTCCAGTGGCAACTTTGGCAACATCAAGTGCAGAGGCTTCAGGCTTCTTCTTGGAGTATAAGACAAAGAAACCAAGAGTGGCAGCGATGGCTAAGCCACCAATGGCCATGCTCATAGGACGGAAGGGCACATTACTGCGCTGGTGAAGTATCTTAGTGGAATGCTGCCCTGGTGATGGCTGCTTCACTCCCTGGTCTGCCATTGCTTTCACTTCTTCTGCTCCTGCTAAGGCTTTCTATTACTCTTCCTCTATGTTGTCTCTCTTTCTGTAAAACtgtgttttgtgtgtttttttacgTGGTTATGAAAGTTTTAGGCTGGAGAGAGAAGGGGACATGAGGGTGATGAAAGAAATAGGAGGCGAAAGTGTATATTTGATGGACATTTGGAGCACGTAGAGTTTGAAGAGTTCTTAGTTTGACATGTGGTGGTTGACTTCCACAACTTCATTATTTTTAGGAGTGATGTTACGGGGGGAAAAATGTAGTAACACAAACTATTACGCaatttttttgtcataattATGATGTGACAGAATGTGATTGGTAAAAACAAATTGTAGATTCATGTATAAGTGATAAACTAATTATTTATCATCTACTACATCAgaattatgacaaaaaaaatgtgaaataatttgtggtTCTAAAATCACTCATGTTTGAGAGACTACAAATTTGAGTTTGACTCTCTCTAATGATTTGCGTGGTGAGAAGGGACACGATACGAACATATGTTAGTTCTGTGTCTCATTCTATGCTCTTATCCATAGGAGGGAAGTCTTGtcctacaaattttattacatgaaCTTTCACAAACTAATGTATCTccaatataacaaaaaattcattagtTAATTCtattgttgaaatttatcaatTCTATTCATTGTTTATCAATTTGTAaaccttttatatatacatatgtatgtatgtatttgtaAATGTTGCTTATTACGATTGATACACAATTAAAGCAATGTTTGCtctaatcaaaacaaaactttgGTAGCAAGCTGTGAAAAATATTGATCCCACCTTGTTAAGGTCATATGAGGTCATTTAGTATGATAGTTTAAGCAACACttattagtttttaaacaatattacatgtatttacACACCTTTTCActcatatgtattttttaaaaatacattacCAAATGGCCCCAAGGTGTCAAGTGTTTCgttcacttcaaaaaaaaaaaaaaaaagtttcctaTGACTTTTTCTATACAGCGATAGAATCACTGTGTAGCTTTGATTTCCTTACAACCGCTATTTTACATTGGGCAAAATAGAAGATAAAAatctattatttattattcaaaatttatttatttatttgttattcaaaaaagaaatctattatttatttatttttatttgagaaagaGTTAGAACGGTCATCCAATTAAGCATAACAAAATAGAAGATCAAAATCTATCTACAATTTGTCTGATAATAATTTTGGTGCCAACACTGTCAATAATCAGACGATTGCTTTTGTGACCACATTTTAAGGATACACAAAACCTTGGCTACAATTAATGGTAAGATAGCAGATTAAAATGATCATCCTACATATATAGTAAATATGTCACAATctgttttataacaattttgGTATCAAGCCGATGCTGTACTCATCTTCTTGCTGTTGCAATTCTGTGTCCTCAGTGTTCTGTAGAAACAAGTAGCAACTGTGATTAATCTGCATTAATATGGTGAACACCAATATCTTTGCAAATGCAGTCGTCTCGAAGCTGCTGCTGATGCAGCCGCAATAGTTATTCATGGGTCCAGGTCTTTTCGGATATTCCAACTATTAATATAATCTCAGTGGCATGATCAGAGTAACTCTGTAATCGCAGAATCTCCCTGTCCTGATGAAAGGCAATTGTGTGGCATAGTTCTTATTGCTGACCACCACCAGATTGAGCTTTCCAAGTTTCCACACTGTATTCAATCTCAATATTCTACATACGCTATATTGTATTTGAAAGAGGAGGTGTAGGGGCAAAAAGAAActgaagaaagaaacaaaatcacCTTAAACTACCAGTTCAGCTTCTCTAAGATCCGAGGGGATCCCCACATCCAACCTCATTGTTGATTTGTACTCATCTGGCACAACAGCGCCAGCTTGTGTGCATATTTCGACTACAGCAGGTGCTTGGCCATAGAAGTTCCTAAGCTCTCTTTGCAATGGCGGTCCATTTACATCAGGAACATGCCACACATATCTTGGTGGTATCAAGTCATTTAGCACTGCCGCCTGCCAACCATGCTGCCCATTCCGCTGCTGGTGCTTGTGAGCCCCACAGTTCTGTGCCTTGTGCCCACTAGGACCAACATGTACCTCTGGGCAATACCCACAAACCCTTACCAGGTACTTCTTCATCAACCTGCTGGCTCCTCCCCTCATCTTTTCCCATGCTTGTAGTGTTTCCTCAGCAATCAAAGCAATGTCGACTTCATCAGATGGGGCTACTATCTCTGAATCAGGTATTTCTGTTAATAATGGCGTCTTAGGAACTTCAGGGACAGGATCTGGTAGTTCACTTTCATCTGCATCAACGAACTCCTTTCTCCCAGTGCGGATGATTGGctttcttctcctttttgttGGAAATTCAGGAATATTGACACCAGCTTGGATGCAGAGCTCAACTACGGCTGGAATCCTAGGAATTGAGAATCTCTCCTGATGAGGAATACGCTTTCCAAGGCGATCATAGAGGTGGTAGGTTTCTACTTCCAAGACTATGTCATCAACAGTTGCATTTGTCCACACATGAAGACCCTTGCGGAAGCCAGCATTTGGACCTCTACAAGATCTGAATGGATGTCCAACAGGCCCCACGTGAATTTCATTACAGCAGCTACATTTGCATTGCACAAAAAAGTCACAAAACTGTTCACAAAACAGGTTGAatgaattttattaaagaaaaaggtTTGAATATATTTTGGTCCCTCTAAATTTGGATTTTCTGTCAATTTAATTCTTATAGTTTCAAAatatcttcttctctctctctctctctcaatatgtGAAAAAACAGCAAGAAGGTAGTTGGGAGGGGGCTTAGGTTCAGGCAGCATGTCCACGATGGAGTCACCAACGCCACAGCAAACCAATGTAGCCAAGGATTGTCTCTGGTAGTAATCCACCCAATCTATTCACCATGTAAACAACTGCTGGTGTTGAAATCAGAAAACATTAATTTAGTTTGAAATTTCTTCCTATACCGTTTTCTTCACTTTGAACTCTAGAAGATTTTGCCAATCCCTCAAAAACAAAGCAGTTGCATGCTTTGGTCATGAAGTTCCAGCTCTATCAGGATCCATTTCATCCGACTAGAATATTATTTGTTCAATAGTCAATTGTCTcaaaaacttaagctattagaaaatggtgaatttaatcatttaaccataattctaacactccctCCCAACTATGGGCCTAAACTCCCTCTTAATAAGTGAGACCCAACACGTgggatttttaatattttaaatggaAATTAGAGTGGAGACAAAGATCGAACTCAGAATCTTTTGCCTtgatattatattaaatatctGATTAtctcaaaagcttaagctgTTAAGAAATGATACATTCAATCTTAACCATAACTCTAACCGTATTGATTCTATGCCATCATAAGGGTATTTGTGTTACTTGCAGCTTAGTCAACAAAAGTTGCCTCCAAGGTTTTTTTTGGGAACTTTGATTATCGGGCTGAGACTTGTTCTTGGAGGAATAATAGTTTATGGGTTAGGATGGATTCAATTAGTAGAAGTGAATTTGAGTTGCACTTGCATCTATAGTCCCTAAAATTGGTGAGGAAGCCAAAGGTCAAATTCAAATCTGCTGAGCCAACAGAAGCAACACtagcaacaaaaacaaagagaacataCCAATTCAAACCTTAGGAACAAGTTGAAGACAAAGGAAATGTTCACGAAGAACAATAACACAATGAAGAGAAGAGGATTGCAAGGTTTGCAACAAGATTTCCAAAAAATCCCTCTATTgtattttctatttgattcatttgatttattttctcatctattttatttttcctctaaataaaagttttgaaatgACCTTGTTTTATGCTCACCTGCAACATCACATAAAATTTAATGTTCCTATGATTAGCAGAGATAGACAGaaggactaaattgaaaataatccaaaacttcaatttttttttaagagtactTTATAGATACTATAGGATTTGAAACTATGACATCAGTTTCATGATGATTGCTCTTTACCAGGAAGGCAAGACATCAATTCAGCCAAAACTTTGAAGTTAACGCTGCTGGAATTAGAACTACATGGACCATATTGataacaaactcaaatttaCAGGAACCAATGCGTATTTTAGCTTTAAAAAGACaaggaaaaaaggaagaagaatcAATTTAAGTTTCAAGCAATGTTGACACTGCTAAACTTGAAACTAGATGGATCAAAGTGAAAAAAGTaacaaactcaaatttagcCTAAAACAACCCCAGTTTAAGTTCCAAGCAATTTTTTGACAAGCAATAATCTTTTGTCTTAGATAAAAGTCATCTAATATTTGTTCAAGGAGAGAAAGATGCTCACTGGgcaaacattaaaaaaagaaaaaagaaaaaaagaagcttatCTAAAGAAATCACATacaatgaaagaaaattgaaattcaaccTAGTGAAGAGAGCTAAATTTTTGTCACATGGACATCAGCTGattgaattatttttcaatatgcTGTTGAGTCAACATGTCTGCATTCATCATGCAGTATAGAAATATCTCATGAGATGCATGCAACAGGTCAGTTTAACAGATTGATTTGGATAACCAAATAAATTTGTCACAGTGCTTAACAAacgctgattttattttttcccattCCATGAGTCAAATATTAGCAGAGGAATTGAATTACCTGCAAGCATGCACACGAACCACCTTTAAGAGTTTCTTGAGATTGTTAATCAGTGTAATCCTCgcattaaacacatcataaGCAACTGGTATGAGCCTCTTGACAAGTAGGCCATTCTTTGGTGGTGGAGCAGGTCGTTTAGGCTGGCCTTTCATCTTCTTGACCCTCTCTCTAGCAGCCCGCCTCAGCTCCACAATGGGTACTGGAAATGGctttttctccttctttgaATAGTAGCGTGGAAAATCAGCATTTTGAGGAATTTCACTCCTGATGACCAATGGATATGATTGACACAAGTTCAGTGATGGACTTCTATACTTCAATGGGAGTTTAATTTTAATGCTACTATGCTGCAAAAGAATAAAAGTAGAGTCATGAAGCATAAACATTAGATGGGAAGTTCCTTAAGAGTTACAGTTATATAGGAATCAAAGAGAGTTTCGCGCGGGCTACATTTTCAAGCTGCAATACAGAAATTGGAGACACTTAATTCTTGATTTTGGCTTGTCAAGAAACAAGCTAACAATCAGAATTGATTGTTTAAAAAGCTTTAACAGAAAATCTCAGTGATTATTACAGTAGACCCTAAATATTTATAACTTGAAGCAATGGCACAATACTGCATATTGTACAAGCTGTGGCTGGGGCTATTGTTCAAGGCCATTACTAGGAAGTTCACCCAAAACAATAGTTCATTTAATTCaagtcttttccttttttatttactttttccttcttttatctAGCCTTTTATACACACTGGAATACATGACTATGGCCAACTTATTTGGGGGTTTGGAAGACCATTAACTTGGCTAGCCAAGAATATTATAActggtttttagtttttttgtgtttgtcaaattttataaaatatggaACTGGTTATCAATTTGTCATGTTTGCATTCAATCTTGGTGCTTACAtgtttatataaaaagaataaaactcAGTTATCCCATAGTTTATAAAAACTacgggtccgtttggatacagctgaaaattgaaactgaaaactgaaaaacactgtagtaaaataattttttaaggtgtaaaaaacactgttcacgcataaaattactgttcattggcctaaaatcactgttcatggccaatgaacagtgaccaTAGCGcgtccactaaaaaaaaaaaaaaaaaaaatcctgggGCTGAAATGCAGACGCTGGGCGTTTCAGCCCCACCCACACGTACACTACATACAAACCGAAACTAGCTCAAGATTAATTTTATAGGTGAGTTTGGTGTTGTTTGCACTAGAACTCATtgacttaaaaagaaaaaaaatgttttatctaGTGCACCAAGCTTCCACTTTTGTGGGTCTTGGAGAGGTGATTGGTAGGCACCCTTGCCTTCCcacccaccttttttttttttttttttgcagatgcTGATTCCCAGAATTCATTGACTTGAACtcgaactattttttttattggttcaaAACCAGACTGACTTGGTCTTGTGTGTTTGCCAAACATCCTAATTGTAATTGGAAGTTTGACATATGTACACTTACAAGAACAAAAAACTGCAACAACTGACTAATATGCAATGCCTGAGTGTACAAGTATGGAAATACAGGTGTAAAAATAGAGGGTCCCTAGAACCTTGCATATGATGACATTGGCTTAAAGCTAGATGGCTAGTACTCCACAATTTtcccaaataaaatattgagagcTTTCATCACTGTTTTCCAATCAAGTGCATTACACAACCAACAAACTGAGCTATGAATTCTCAACAAGGCATACCTGGAAAGAATCAAGTGAACCAAGACCCAGATGTCGGCTAAGCTTCAGGTGTTCTGCATTCTTCTGGAAGGAAGCACTTAATGGTGCCACTTTGGGTGTTAAAAACTTTCCTTTACCACACAACAAGACCATTGCGCTATGTGTAAAGTTTAGAGAACCACAGTCCATCCTTAAGACCAAGATAAAACATCTGCTCAGAAACTTTCTAAAACAAGCTTTGAAAGAGTACAGATTGAGAATTCACATTAATCTCAATATATCTTTAGCTGAattcttgcaaaaaaaaaaaaataactattttagcTAATCCACATTTCGCATACACCTGCATCAAATTCTCTATTTTTACTCAATTCCATTTAAATAGTCTTTCTTCATtctctctttattatttttccaacCGTCATATTTCAAATGATCATATTTTCTCCATTGGTTATATATTTcctctaatattttattaactagCAAGTTTTAAACACACACCAATGTTTCACTTTTCTAAGTTTTAACTCCTAAGCTTCATAATTGAACCTCAAAAAAGATAGAATTGAGGAACCTGTGCAtatacttaataataatttgaaaatcacAAAAGGTACTTAAAACTTTTAATAGAATCATAAAGTCCAACCAAGAAAGTTGTTGTTTGTTAAGTTAGAGTATCAAGATATGTCATTACATTGCAACCACAGCATACAATCATGAATAGCATGTTAGCCCTACTATTTTAAAATAGAGGATCAAAACCAGTCTATTTTGCCTACAAGGACAATGAAAGACAATTATTCAGAcagttaaatatttttttgcatCTCAGTCACTATTGAGGAACTAGAATCAGTCCTTAGGCTTTGCCTCTGAATTTCACACAGGTGAATTCAAAACAATGCTACAAAAGGAGCTATACATGGACATTTCATCCTTTGGAGAGACCATTCTGGACATTTTAAACTAATGACACTGACAGCAAGCCAAAAAGGAGGTTCATTTACAATGAGAACCAAGTTGATTCTAAAACCACTTTGCAAGAGGAGATAAAAATTGGTTCTTGAAGTTACTTTCACAGACACATATGTTACACAACCAGGTTCAGCTCCAGTTTCTGCTTATGCTCAAAACCCACAACCCCAATTCCTAAAACAATACACCAACTAAACCAAGACACCATTAACATGAACTAAAATCAGCTAAAGTCAAATGGGTATGTGCAAAATCAACAAACTTTAGATAAAAACACACGAAcacaacaaacccaccaccaacacACACTCAAACAGGACATCATAGTATCATACATTCATACCCATTATCAAAATGCACAAAAATTCACCATAtcaacgattttttttttttttgttgggataaaccgaaatgaaaaagaaagaaagaagtattaaaagacaaaaaaaaaaaggagggtaCCTTTTGGATAGTTTTTGAAGCGAGCTTAACAGAGCATGTTTTTGAGTCAGATTTTTATTTGTGTGGACAACGGGACCGACTCACCTCCCGTTAAGAACCCTCCCATTACCTCCTGTTTTTAAATAGATTTGAGACACCAAAACAAAACCACGTCACCCCACCTTATTTATCACACAtctactctttttcttttttctttttttttaatttcaaacttTCTCCCTCTGCAACATTACTGTTGTTGGaattttattaatgttaatttgggtttttgcggaatttgaaataaaattggctGTAgtggatgaaaaaagaaaagggtgttcttgtgatttaaaaaaaaaagtgagggcATTTTGGGACTTCTGTCAAATTCATTGGACCTCTGGGCTGGAAGCTGGTTTTTTGATGCTGGAAAAAGCCCATTACTAAAGTGGGCTGGGTATGTCCACCTTGGATTCTTTCCTTCCATTTTTAATGGAccaaatcagatttttttttttttaagaaagaaaaaaaaaaggaataattttttttatatgtttaaagCTAGCTTCATGTTccatattatgaaatttttatcaatgctatattatttgataaattttttattatgttttttttagcaaatcactattggattatatattttttttataatgccAACCATGCTAACAAAATATTGAAATgattataaattaataactaTCTCATCTATATAGTGTTTAAATGTCAAGtttcttattaaaatttcaagttttttgaactttaaaattacacaaaaaaataagtttatagattggatagtaaataaaattcacataaaatttgacatatatgtTAAGAACAAAGATAACATGTAATCAAatgatgaaattttaaaaatacaagtcaataaaattttatgaacTAGTTTTAACAAGTGTAACTTGATTATGattcatttttctatttgaaaaatggtaaaatgtAGTGTAAGTAAGACTAAGCATGCATGCACGCATACACACACAAGTGGAGGAGAGGATTTGAACCCAAAGTTCTCCATATtgcaaaatttaataatattactGAATTACAAGATTATTGACATAGTTATATgacaatttgtttttgtttacttagaaaaagtatgtgaattctgtataaaagaaataaactaaCCAATAAGAAggaattttctttaatttttcttcggGACTTTTCAGCATAATGCCTTCTAAATAGAAATCaccattgttattaataccgtttcggaccccgtttcggtttgtccagcggaatggaatatttcggtaccggccgatttcggcgtaccgttttaaggtgtttcgggttcctaaaaattaaattatatatattcttgtaaaacataaaattgtcaattctaataaataaataactaaatttcaaataatacaaatcatttagtcttaactcttaagtcttaaacatcaatacaatatctatttaacatcacacaataagaagatttagaagacaataactaaatatcaaataatacaaaacatttagtcttaactcttatgtcttaaacctcaatacaacatcaaataataataagatttataacaagtcattactcattacataagcccataataattaataactaataagccaacaaaatttataacataatattagccatcaaataatttttttttttttttttttccataggccaaatcatgtaccggccggaattcacatctcagccggaattggccggaatggaccggaatggccCGAAATCTGGCCCGAGATGGAACGATGGGTATCTTGGTACCAGTTTGCATacc
This genomic stretch from Castanea sativa cultivar Marrone di Chiusa Pesio chromosome 1, ASM4071231v1 harbors:
- the LOC142621703 gene encoding APO protein 2, chloroplastic, whose protein sequence is MDCGSLNFTHSAMVLLCGKGKFLTPKVAPLSASFQKNAEHLKLSRHLGLGSLDSFQHSSIKIKLPLKYRSPSLNLCQSYPLVIRSEIPQNADFPRYYSKKEKKPFPVPIVELRRAARERVKKMKGQPKRPAPPPKNGLLVKRLIPVAYDVFNARITLINNLKKLLKVVRVHACSCCNEIHVGPVGHPFRSCRGPNAGFRKGLHVWTNATVDDIVLEVETYHLYDRLGKRIPHQERFSIPRIPAVVELCIQAGVNIPEFPTKRRRKPIIRTGRKEFVDADESELPDPVPEVPKTPLLTEIPDSEIVAPSDEVDIALIAEETLQAWEKMRGGASRLMKKYLVRVCGYCPEVHVGPSGHKAQNCGAHKHQQRNGQHGWQAAVLNDLIPPRYVWHVPDVNGPPLQRELRNFYGQAPAVVEICTQAGAVVPDEYKSTMRLDVGIPSDLREAELVV